ACTGCCGCATCTTGCATTTTTTTTTCTTGCCGCATAGGAGTATCTTGCAAGCTGACATGGGTTATTTATACACGATGATTGTGGTTTGCCGAGCACAGGCAGACCTATGAACCTTCTTGCATGTTGTTGACTTGTTGAACTGTTCCATCCAAAGCCCTTCTATAGGTAGTAATATATCTTCAGTTTTTCACAGTGTTAACTGAGGCTGGGTCTGATGCTAGATAGATTCAGTTTTTCAGGGAGAAGTTTGATTCAGTTTCGCACAATTTCCCGAACCAGGTAGCTCCGCCGCCTGCACCGTCGTCGTCGCAAAGGTCAGATACTCAGATGTATCTGGTGAAGGACATCGGCGGGGCCATCGGGCTGATGGCGGCGGCCTTGGTGCTCCTGGGCACCTGGCCGGTCGTGCTCGCCGTGCTGGAGCGCCGGGGCCGGCTGCCGCAGCACACGTACCTGGACTACTCCATCACCAACTTCCTGGCCGCCGTGCTGATCGCCCTCACATTCGGCCAGATCGGCGGCGACACGCCGGAGACGCCCAATTTCCTCACTCAGCTCGCCCAGACCCAGGTAGGTCAATTGTCCCTGTCCATATTCCTTCCTCGCATAGAAAGAGAAGAAGGTCAACATGTATGTAAAGTCTGAAATTCAGGCAACACCTGAAGTTGGCTTCCAGTCTTTCTTTCTGACCTCAAGTTTAACATGTAGTATATCTGTATATGCGAAATTGTTGATGTAAATTGAACGAACAACTCAGGACTACTGGCCGTCGATCATGTTTGCGCTGGCGGGCGGCGTGGTGATCACCCTCGGAACCGTGGCTACACAGTACGGCTGGGCATACGTCGGGCTTTCAGTCACCGAGGTCATGGCCTCAAGTCTCAAGGTTGTCATAGGTAGGtagtgtcggagaaatggatgtatctagatgtattctagttctagatgcatccatttttatccatttctctgacaagtatttcCACACGCTCACAGGCAGCTCTATTGATATCCTACTCTCCAAGCATGGAGATAAATGACTGAAGATCAATGTCCAAAACCTGAAGATAAATGAATGACTGAAATTTCTGTTGCAGGGACAACACTGAACTATTTTCTGGACAGCCGGATCAACAGGGCAGAGGTTCTCTTCCCCGGCGTCGGATGCTTTCTGATTGCAGCCTGCCTGGGCTCACTTGTTCACTCCTCCAATGCTGCTGACAACCAGGAGAAGCTATCAAACTCCAGAAACTACTCTGCTGGGTACAATCTCTGCTTCCTTCGTTTCCCAGAATTTTACCCTTAGATATCTGAATATTTTGAGTGACAAGTATCTCTTTGGCTAATCTGAAGATCACTtccggttttcgcccggttttccgtaattaactgggcaattcttttCTGCTTAgttaatagatgaggcaatctttgcctccgtttcgaaaaaaaatatATCTGAAGATCACTTTGCTGAATTCCTCACAGGAACACTGCAAAGGAAGATCTCACCCAACACCTTGTTCAAGAAGAAGGTAACAACTTGTGCATCATTAATCAGATGAAAATGATGATCTGCTGGTCTTCTTAATAAGAATCTTTCAATCGAGAACAGAGGAACCAAAGGATTGTGAAGAAGCACTACCAAATAATAAGGCTGTGGAGAAAGCCGAGGCAGGAACAGCAGATTTCCTCATCGATCTGGAGGACAAGAGATCAATCAAGGTTCTTGGATCCAACACGCTGGTGGGGCTGGCGATCGTGACGTTCGCGGGGGTGTGCTACTCGCTGTTCGCGCCggcgttcaacctggcgaccaacgaCCAGTGGCACACGCTGCGCGACGGCCTGCCGCACCTCGTGGTCTACACCGCCTACTTCTACTTCTGCCTCTCCTCCCTCGTCGTCGGCGTGGCGCTCAACGTCTGGTGCCTCTACCGCCCCATGGCCGGCGTGCCGCGGTCGACGCTGCGGGCGTACGCCGGCGaccgggaggggagggggctggcgCTGCTGGCGGGGCTGGTGTCCGGGCTGGGCAACGCGTTCACGTTCATGGCCGGGCAGGCGGCCGGGTACGCGGCGGCGGACTCCGTGCAGGCGCTGCCGCTGGTGAGCACGCTCTGGGGCGTGGTGCTGTTCGGGGAGTACCGGAGGTCGTCGCGGAGGACCTACACGCTGCTGGGGAGCATGCTCTTCATGTTCGTCGTCGCCATGGCCGTGCTCATGGCCTCCTCCGCGCACAGGAAGCCGCTCTGACGCAACCACTGCTGCTCATGCATCATCAATGCATGGCAACCGGGACCTTGTGTAGCAAAGACAGAGAGGCTACAATAGTAAGCTCTTCAACGAGGATGGATGTTGTGTAATTTGGACAAGTGCGATGTATGTCACATCTTTTTTTTAATGATCCTAATCTATGATCGAAGTTCGTCGGAAATAAAAAgtacctcaaacataataaaaattacatcgataTTTTGAGATCATCAAAAGAGCACTACCGCCGCCTGAGCAAGCCGCTCTCCTACCAAAGCCGGCTTGACCTTTTTTTTGCGTGGAACTTCGGGGCTTCTTATTCAACAAATGCGGACCTAGCACAGTCAGCCATGAGGCTGCTGTGTAGGAAAGAGGGTACACGATCCTGCCAGCTCTCGGTCACCTCCAACGAACAAGCTCGTTTTGCACAAAGGTGAGCCAGGAGAGTCGAAGATCTATTAATATGCTGAATAGTAAAAGAACTAAAAACTGAAGCTAAGTCCCAAATTTCCAGTAGAAGAGGAGCCACAACAGAATGTGAGTTATGGCGAGTATTCCATGTGTTTATCAGCAAAATATGGTGAGTTATGGCGAGTCCCCAATTTTCAGTAGAAGAGGAACAAAAATGCTTATCAGCAAAATAATGCAAAGAAGTCAAGATCACCCCTTAGGCACAAGTTTGAAGACATGCATTGGCAGAGGGAGAATTATTCATCTTCATATCCTCCTTTTGGGCCATCAATGCCAATGTCTACCTCCATATGGTAATTTTCTATATCCTTATTCATCTTCATATCCTCCTTTTGGGCCATCAATGCCAATGTCTACCTCCATATATGGTAATTTTCTATATCCATCATGAGACAGGCATGAATTCAAAGACATATTtttatcttattttagaccatctctctAAAATTATACAGCTCCAAGAGGATCAAAAATTTGATGAAAAATCATACGCTTCAATCATATATAAGGGAACGATCTGGAGCTCAAGAGACAAGAAATAGGTGTTCAAGCAAGTTTACCATGTTACAAAAGATGATCGTAAATGTGCTACTTCAGATCTAATGTACtccttccattcctaaatataagtctttttaaacattttaaatggactacaatatacggatgtatgtagacatagtgtagattcactcattttgcttcgtatgtagtcacttgttagaatctctataaagacttatactatttgggaacagagggagtaaaatgaaaaaaaaaaagcCAAGTAAGATATCAACATTAGCTACTAAAAGCAAAGAGATGATACAACCAACCATTGAAAATCAAAGTGCCAAATCTAAGGAAAATGAGTTAAGAGAATAAAATTTGTCATTGCTTGAAAAAGAATCACAGACGAGGCGTTCACTCAGGTCTTCGAATTGTAAAAAGAATAAATTGCAAACACTTAGTGCACAATAACATGAAaaaaagaacatggcatgggttcccaatagGAGTGGTGAAAATAAGAATGATGCTCAAGCTTGTGTTACAAAAAGCGCAGTAAAAATGAAGAATGGAGCTAATAAGCAATTAAGCCAAATCTTTGCATTGGCCCATCAAGATCTTTGGTTTGCACACcatccatattcttcaaccatGCTATTGATGCATATGCCGTGGAACTCATCCCCAAATATAGTCGATTACCATCTATgggcttattttgatccatggatgcaatataatttcttacaataTGAAGGGGCGTTACCAGATCAATATTATTTGATCagcgaaaactttgttcatattatTTCATTCATTTTCTCACATGCTTTGGTGGATAGAGTTTACACGATCCTAAAAAGGCAATGGCTGATATATATACTTATCACAATCAGCACCCGGGGCCCCATATATGTAGCCACGCACGCCTACACTTTCCCATCAACGCGACCCCGTCCCCGTTCCCGTGCCCGCGTCGCCCTTCGCCGCCGCCCGACCCGATCTCCCGTACGACGCTAGggtttccgccgccgccgccgcgggtgtCTTTCCGCCGTATGAGCAGCAGCCCCGCCAACCTGGACCGCCGGCACCGTCACCGATCGTACCCCCATGTCGTCCAGGAAGACCGCGGGcccgtcccgcgccgccgccggcggcgcgaAGAAGGTGGCTAGTGGCGCGCGGGGCGTGAGCCTCCGGGCGCTGCGGGAGGGGCTTGCTCgccagaaggaggaggaggagcgcagggcgcgggagcaggagctgcaggcgcaggcggaggaggagagggggcggcgggaggcggaggaggaggagaggaggaagctGAGGGAGCAGGAGCTGAAGCGGAGGGAGGAGGACAGGCAGCGGAGGCGGCTGGACGAGAGGAAGCGGGAGGAGAGccggcgcgcggaggaggcgcgcaggcgGCTCGGCATCACCGCCCCCCTTGTTGAGGGCGGCGGTGCTGCTGGTGTGGATGATGGCCGGAAGAAGCGGCCGGTGTATCACTCCAGGAGACCTGCGTTGAAGCCCAAGACTGTCGAATCTGAAGCTGATGTGGGAGGAGACCAGGGCTCGAGCGGTGTTTCGCAAGAAGAGGAAAACAGCACCGCCCTCAATGAGGCGCTCAAATTGGGGGAGGGATCAAGCGATGGATCATTGGAAGAGGACAGAACAGCaatcggtgatgatgatgatgaggaggaggatgctTGGGATAGCAAGAGCCTCGATGAATTTGATGTCATGTCTGCTGCTGGCAATTCTCACTCATCTGGTTCTGAAGAAGATATCAAAGAGAAACATGTTATCTCCACTGCTCCGGTCGTTAATCCAGACAATGCAGTCAATGAGATTGTGGAGGATATCTTCGACACTCAGGATGTAGCTTCAGGAGATGAATAGGAGCTTCGGGCACCGATATGCTGCATCCTTGGGCACGTGGATGCCGGAAAGACGAAGCTCCTCGATTGCATCCGGGGCACCCATGTGCAGGAGCGGGAGGCCGGGGGCATCACACAACAGATTGGCGCCACCTACTTACCGGCTGAAAACATCAGGGACAGGACGAGTTTAAAAGCTGAAACCGCCATCAAAGTTCCTGGTTTGCTCGTGATTGACACCCCTGGCCATGAGTCCTTCAGTAAAATGCGCTCAAGGGGATTGAGTATGTGTGACGTCGCCGTGGTTGTCGTCGATATTATGAAGGGGCTTGAGAAGCAGACAGTTGAATCCCTCCATCTTTTGAGACGCCACAATGTGAGCTTCATTGTCGCCTTGAACAAGGTTGACCGGCTCTATGGGTGGAAGGAATGTACCAATGCACCAATAGTCGAGGCACTCAAGAAGCAATCTGATGACGTCAAAAGTGAATACAAATGGAGGTTAACTAAGGTATTTTCCCTTGTGACGTTCTGTGTATCTCTTTGGTTATGCCGAATTTGCATTGAACTACAGGTGGTTTCTTTGAAATTTTCTGATGATTCGATTGTTTGTAAACAGGTTGTAACAGATTTTAAGGAAAATGGCTTCAACACTGCTCCTTACTATGAAAACAATAAGAAGAAAAAAGTGGTTAACATTGCCCCGACCAGTGCTGAAAGGTGTGACAACTAGCACATATATACTTCGTTGCTTATGTTTTAAGTTTCAGTTTCTCCTATGTTATTTGCAGTTTTAGCCTTTGACAATATTTTACTGTATTATCCTCCAGCGGTGAAGGTGTGCCAGATCTTCTACTGCTACTGGTGCGATGGCTGCCTGACATAATTACAGATAAGCTGGCCTATGACGATACAGTAGAGGTTGGTTCGTTAAACATTAATCCATAACTCTCTCTACTGAAGTTAATCATTAACCTAATGTGACATCTTCTCCACATATGTTTGTTCAGTGTACAGTACTAGAAGTCAATGAACATAAAGATTTGGGAACTACTGTTGACGTAGTACTGATTAATGGTGTGCTGCGCCAAGGGGATCAAGTAATTGTTTGCACTAAACAGGTATATAAAGTTTATGAAATTTGAGATTTGCATGCTACCTTGAATGCTGCATCAACGATTTCATCTCTGACTTTAACCTTTACATCTTTAGGGGCCTGTTACAACCATTATTAGAGATTTGTTGACCCCTCATCCAATGAAAGAACTCAAAGCTAAGGTGAGTCCACACTTATTTTCTTCTGTGCATTCATATTTTTCTTGTTAGTTCTGGGAACAAGAATTCTGGATACTCTGTTCGAACGACACAAATTTTAACACATATTGGCATGTTTTTTTATCAGTGTTTGATTGTCGGAAAAATATGTCAATTATGAAATTTATGATGTacaattttattttttgcttcttgGCCTATTTTTGAAGAACCATATTTCTTTCGATCGGATGGCTGTTCATCGCATATATTATTACAATTTGTTAAGTTCCCCACCGCATATATAATCATAATATCTTCAAAATTTAGGATCCATAATCAATTGCTTCTGACCACCAGGATATTATATTTTTTATTGCTCACAATTGGTCTCTTTAATGTTCTCTATCCAGAAATCCAAGATTTCTGTGCAGTCGCACCATTTTCAGTAGTTGAATTGGTCTGTGGTATCCTGCTGAGACCATAAATATCATATATCATGTGTGTATTGACTTGTCCAGAACACTGTTATACGTCCTACCCTTCGTTGGAGCATAAACATGTGCACTTGTAACCCAGATGAATTTTGGATTGAATTTACAAAGTCTTGCTTGCTGGCATATTTTATATAGTTCTTAAATTTCATGAAGCCTGTGTACTCTGTTTAAGGTTTTGAGTTTTTGACTGAGATATGGCAACTCAATAGTAGAATTTCTGAGACTGAGTTCACAAAAATTTCGAATGTTGTACCTAATGTATCATCATTTCTGTTCCTCCAGGGTGCATATAAGCATCACAAGGAGGTCAGAGCTGGGCAGGGGGTAAAAATTGTGGCACGGGTGAGTTTCATTTCCATTGCCATGCCTTATGAACGTTGGAATCCGTTGTCAAAAAATTCATTGCTTATTTGTATTTCTTCAGGGACTTCAATATGCAATGGCTGGCACTTCTCTCATTGTAGTGAAGCCAGGGGATGATTTGCGACAAGCTGAAGCAGCTGCAATGCAAGAGATTGATATGGCCATTAGAACGACAGATGAGAACGAAAAGGGAACAAAAACTCAAGAAGTTAGTAGTATCAAGACTTGCAAGGAGGGCATCTATGTGCAAGCTTCCAGTGTTGGAACCTTGGAAGCTATCATTGCGCACTTGAAGAGCAGTAGTGTGGACATTCCTGTTTATGCTTGGAACTTAGGACCCGTGTACAAGCAGGATGTCATGAAGGCAAGTGCCATGCTGAAGCGGAAAGAAGAGTATCATCTTGGCCTTT
This portion of the Triticum dicoccoides isolate Atlit2015 ecotype Zavitan chromosome 7A, WEW_v2.0, whole genome shotgun sequence genome encodes:
- the LOC119330145 gene encoding ureide permease 1-like, whose product is MYLVKDIGGAIGLMAAALVLLGTWPVVLAVLERRGRLPQHTYLDYSITNFLAAVLIALTFGQIGGDTPETPNFLTQLAQTQDYWPSIMFALAGGVVITLGTVATQYGWAYVGLSVTEVMASSLKVVIGTTLNYFLDSRINRAEVLFPGVGCFLIAACLGSLVHSSNAADNQEKLSNSRNYSAGNTAKEDLTQHLVQEEEEPKDCEEALPNNKAVEKAEAGTADFLIDLEDKRSIKVLGSNTLVGLAIVTFAGVCYSLFAPAFNLATNDQWHTLRDGLPHLVVYTAYFYFCLSSLVVGVALNVWCLYRPMAGVPRSTLRAYAGDREGRGLALLAGLVSGLGNAFTFMAGQAAGYAAADSVQALPLVSTLWGVVLFGEYRRSSRRTYTLLGSMLFMFVVAMAVLMASSAHRKPL